A genomic segment from Aegilops tauschii subsp. strangulata cultivar AL8/78 chromosome 1, Aet v6.0, whole genome shotgun sequence encodes:
- the LOC120966919 gene encoding small polypeptide ROTUNDIFOLIA LIKE 2: MKVGNQMKQMGRLNKALKEKRAKLYIIHRCVVMLLRWSD, encoded by the coding sequence ATGAAGGTTGGGAACCAGATGAAGCAGATGGGGAGGCTGAACAAGGCGCTCAAGGAGAAGAGGGCCAAGCTCTACATCATCCACCGCTGCGTCGTCATGCTCCTCCGCTGGAGTGATTGA